The window TATTAAAGCGGTTTCTGTAGAACCATCTTCTAAGGCGCTAAATACAATTTCAAAATCATCATTAGATGGATTATATAGATCGACAAAATCAAATGCATTATCTTCTAAATTCAAATAATGCGTTTCTAAAAATGTTTCTATTTCTAAGATATCTTCAGCATAAACCTCTGTTCTATCTCTATATGAAATAGTTGTAGAAGAATCATCATCTGAAGAACAACCTGCAACTCCTATAATTAATGCAAATACTATTAATGCAATTTTTGTTAATTTCATTTGTGATTTTTTAATTTTTCTTTTGAAAAATGGAATACCATTAGATTCTAAATAGTTAAAAATCTTTTTGGTTATTTCATTATTACTATTTTTTTGCCTGCAAGATACAATTTTAAACTAATTTTGCACAAGAACATTAACGTAGTTTTTTATAATAAGTTATATGCGTATAGATAAATTTTTGTGGTGTGTTAGGTATTTTAAAACAAGAAGCATAGCAACAACAGCTTGTAAAAAAGGGCACATTAAAATTAATGGTGATGCAGCAAAACCAAGTAGAGATGTATATGCTACAGATATTATTGAGGTACGAAAAAACCAAATAAACTATAAATTAAAAGTTAATGATATACCACCAAATAGAGTTGGCGCAAAACTAGTTGATATTTACCGAACAGATATCACGCCTAAAGAAGCATTTGAAGCACAAGAACTTTTAAAATACTCTAAAGAGTATTACCGAAAAAGAGGAACTGGAAGGCCTACTAAAAAGGACAGAAGAGATATTACCGATTATAATGAAGAAAATGAAGATTAAAATTATTACATTTAAATAATCTCAATTATCTTTGAAAAAACAACTCTAAATAATGGTTAGCAAAAAGAACAGTATTCTAACTCACGAAGAAATTAATCATAAAATTAAACGAATTGCTTATCAAATTTATGAAAGCAATGTTAATGAAGAAGAAGTTGTTTTAGCTGGTATAGACAGTAACGGTTATATTTTAGCAAAAAAACTAAAAACTGCATTATCTAAAATATCTACAATAAAGCCAATATTATGTAAGGTTATTATTGATAAAAAAAATCCTTTAAATAAAATTAGTACTTCTATACCTGCAAAAGATTACACCAATAAGTCTGTGATTTTAATAGATGATGTATTAAATAGTGGTACCACCTTAGTTTATGGTGTTAAACATTTTTTAGATGTGCCCTTAAAACAATTTAAAACGGCAGTCCTTGTAAATAGAAATCATAAAAAATATCCTGTTAAAGCAGATTTTAAAGGGATTTCGCTTTCTACTTCACTACATGAACATATTGACGTAGTCTTAGAAGGAAACAATTTTGAAGCCTTTTTAAAATAACTGCATTAAAATAGATTCTGCTATTTCATTTTCTTTTTTATTAGCATCAATAGTAAATTCTGCTTGCGAATAATATCCAAGTCTTTCAAAAAGGTGTTTACCAATAAACTCTGTTAATGCTTCTTTTGTTTTAAGATGCGCAATTAAAGGTCTTTTATCGGTTTCGTTTAAGACTCTTTCTACCAAGTTAGGTATTGTCACTTGTAAGTAAAGTGTTTTTACATTTGCATCCTTTAAAAGCAAATCCATATTATTAGCATAACAAGGTGTCCCTCCTCCTAAACTAATTACAATTTTGTTTTTGGTAGCAATTAGCTTTTTTAAAGAATCGTGTTCTTTTTTTCTAAAATAGATCTCTCCTTTGGTGGAAAACAGGCTACTAATAGTTGTATTTTCTTCTTTTTCAATAAAATCATCTAAATCTATAAACTCATATTCTAGAATATCTGCTATTTTTCTTCCAAAATAGGATTTTCCAGATGCCATATACCCAAGTAAAACTATTATCATTTTCTGTTATAAATTGATTATTAAAAACATACACTTATGAGAATACAAAAAAACAAAAAAACTTTAAAATTTTCTTGAAAAACCATTGTTTTATTAATTAAACATTTTATATTTGCACCCGCTAACAACAATATTATATGTTGTTATTTGAAATAATGACCTGGTAGCTCAGTTGGTAGAGCATCTCCCTTTTAAGGAGAGGGTCCTGGGTTCGAGCCCCAGCCCGGTCACTAAAAGCCATTAATTTTTAATTAGTGGTTTTTTTTTATATATCTCTAGAAATAGAGTATGATCATTTTTTTAGTATTACATAAATTGTTATTAAACAATGACCTGGTAGCTCAGTTGGTAGAGCATCTCCCTTTTAAGGAGAGGGTCCTGGGTTCGAGCCCCAGCCCGGTCACAAAAAAAGTTAAGCATTCGCTTAACTTTTTTTTATTTATATTAGTTTTTTATTTTGCGCACGTGGCGGAATTGGTAGACGCGCCAGCTTGAGGGGTTGGTGGACATTAGTCTGTGGAAGTTCGAATCTTCTCGTGCGCACAAATTTAGACGAACACCTCGATTTCGTTCTATTATACGCATTAAAACGATAATAATTCGTCAATTGTTTCTCTAACGGTTTCACTATTCCAATTTGCAGCACCTTCTTTATCTATTATAATTTTCCCTTCTTTGTTTATTAAAAAAGTTCTTGGGATGCTGGATATATTAAATTCGGAACTTTCTGATGTAGGAGTAAATACATTAAATGAATACTTATTTTTAAATAAAAACGCATTTACTACTTCCTTTTTTTCATTGGAAACAAATAGAAACACCACCTTATCTTTATAAGCATCCTGTAACTTTTGAAGGTTAGGCATTTCTGCAATACAAGGCGGACACCAAGTAGCCCAAAAATTTATTAAAACTACTTTGCCTTTAAAATCTTTAAAGTTAACCGTATTTCCTTTTACATCTTGTAATTCCCAACTAGCATAGTGTATCACCTTGCTATCTTCTTCCGCTTTGACAGAAGGGCTAAACAAAGCCAAACCTTTATGCAACATTACTTGAATAGGCTTTCTTGTTTGCGGTATTATCATTAGCGCAATGATTACAAAATAGAGTACATTTTTAAGTTTTATTTTTTTCATAATATAAAAAAGATGAAGCGTTATTTAATAATTAAACAACGCTTCAAATCTAACAAAAAAACAAGGATTAAACCTTTAATATTATTATCTAGTTACCGATCCCGAAAGAGATACTACAGGTCCTGCTCCCATTGCAATTGCTGTATGGTTCATTGCGTCTGTAGGAACCACGTGTGCTAATGGTTTTAATGTAAATGGTGTTGCACTATTATCTGGACTAGGCTCTACAGAAACAACTATTGTTGCTCCTTTTAAGTCTGTAGGAAATGTCATTCCTGCTGGTGCATTTTGTAAAAAGTCTTCTCCTGGAAATCCTGG is drawn from Lacinutrix sp. WUR7 and contains these coding sequences:
- a CDS encoding RNA-binding S4 domain-containing protein encodes the protein MRIDKFLWCVRYFKTRSIATTACKKGHIKINGDAAKPSRDVYATDIIEVRKNQINYKLKVNDIPPNRVGAKLVDIYRTDITPKEAFEAQELLKYSKEYYRKRGTGRPTKKDRRDITDYNEENED
- a CDS encoding phosphoribosyltransferase family protein, translating into MVSKKNSILTHEEINHKIKRIAYQIYESNVNEEEVVLAGIDSNGYILAKKLKTALSKISTIKPILCKVIIDKKNPLNKISTSIPAKDYTNKSVILIDDVLNSGTTLVYGVKHFLDVPLKQFKTAVLVNRNHKKYPVKADFKGISLSTSLHEHIDVVLEGNNFEAFLK
- a CDS encoding shikimate kinase, encoding MIIVLLGYMASGKSYFGRKIADILEYEFIDLDDFIEKEENTTISSLFSTKGEIYFRKKEHDSLKKLIATKNKIVISLGGGTPCYANNMDLLLKDANVKTLYLQVTIPNLVERVLNETDKRPLIAHLKTKEALTEFIGKHLFERLGYYSQAEFTIDANKKENEIAESILMQLF
- a CDS encoding TlpA disulfide reductase family protein, with the protein product MKKIKLKNVLYFVIIALMIIPQTRKPIQVMLHKGLALFSPSVKAEEDSKVIHYASWELQDVKGNTVNFKDFKGKVVLINFWATWCPPCIAEMPNLQKLQDAYKDKVVFLFVSNEKKEVVNAFLFKNKYSFNVFTPTSESSEFNISSIPRTFLINKEGKIIIDKEGAANWNSETVRETIDELLSF